The Nocardia arthritidis genome has a window encoding:
- a CDS encoding peptide ABC transporter substrate-binding protein: protein MRLDRIAALGAAVLLTAGLALTACSSSSSDDTGVVRTNLGEPQNPLLPANQNDNNGSRIVDRLFAGLKYYDANGKAYNEVAQSIETNDRIHYKITLKPDWKFTDGTPVTAKSFVDAWNYAALGTNAQIQGYVFSSIVGYDDVSVKDPKVQTMSGLQVVDDHTFTVALKSPSIDFEAELAYAPFYPLPAVAFKDLKAFGENPIGNGPYKFARNGAWQHNVQVDLVPNPDYKGSRPAKNKGLRMVMYQSLDTAYADLQAGNLDTLDTIPDSALATYKKDLGDRAITKPTAQNSHVGVQPTMAHFGGQEGVLRRKAISMAVDRKLIADKIFHDLRVPARDFTARTLPGFNSDLPGADVLNYNPDEAKKVWAQADAISPWSGQFQIAYNSDGGHQAWVDAVCNSIKNTLGIDAAGAPYPTFKDMRSAITNKTIGKGFRYGWQGDYPTMLEFLTSNYYSTAGYNNTNYDNPEFDHLIDQALAAPTQAESDKLVGQAQTLLLRDLPSIPLFDYIAAGGRSDKVKKAELNWAGQFDFENIEK, encoded by the coding sequence TTGAGGCTCGACAGAATCGCCGCGCTGGGCGCCGCGGTGTTGCTGACCGCAGGACTGGCGCTGACCGCCTGCTCGTCCAGCAGCAGCGACGACACGGGCGTCGTGCGAACCAATCTCGGCGAACCACAGAATCCGCTGCTACCCGCCAACCAGAACGACAACAACGGCAGCCGCATCGTCGACCGGTTGTTCGCGGGCCTGAAGTACTACGACGCGAATGGCAAGGCCTACAACGAGGTGGCCCAGTCGATCGAGACGAACGATCGCATCCACTACAAGATCACCCTGAAGCCGGACTGGAAATTCACCGACGGCACCCCGGTGACCGCGAAATCATTCGTCGACGCCTGGAACTACGCGGCGCTCGGCACCAACGCCCAGATTCAGGGCTACGTGTTCAGCTCGATCGTCGGCTACGACGATGTGAGCGTGAAAGATCCGAAGGTGCAGACGATGTCGGGTCTGCAAGTGGTGGACGACCACACCTTCACCGTCGCGCTGAAGAGTCCGTCGATCGATTTCGAGGCCGAGCTGGCGTACGCGCCGTTCTATCCGCTGCCCGCGGTGGCCTTCAAGGATCTGAAGGCGTTCGGCGAGAACCCGATCGGCAACGGGCCGTACAAGTTCGCGCGCAACGGCGCCTGGCAGCACAACGTACAGGTCGACCTGGTGCCGAACCCGGACTACAAGGGCAGCAGGCCCGCGAAGAACAAGGGTCTGCGGATGGTGATGTACCAGTCCCTCGACACCGCGTACGCGGATCTGCAGGCGGGCAACCTGGATACCCTCGACACCATTCCGGATAGCGCGCTGGCCACCTATAAGAAGGACCTCGGCGACCGCGCCATCACCAAACCCACCGCGCAGAATTCGCATGTCGGCGTGCAACCGACGATGGCGCATTTCGGTGGACAGGAGGGCGTGCTGCGCCGCAAGGCGATCTCGATGGCGGTGGACCGGAAGCTGATCGCCGACAAGATCTTCCATGACCTCCGTGTCCCGGCGCGCGACTTCACCGCGAGGACGCTGCCGGGCTTCAACTCGGACCTGCCCGGGGCCGATGTGCTGAATTACAACCCGGACGAAGCCAAGAAGGTGTGGGCGCAGGCCGACGCGATCTCCCCGTGGTCGGGCCAGTTCCAGATCGCGTACAACTCCGACGGCGGCCATCAGGCCTGGGTCGACGCCGTGTGCAACAGCATCAAGAACACCCTAGGTATCGACGCCGCCGGCGCACCGTATCCGACCTTCAAGGACATGCGGTCGGCGATCACGAACAAGACGATCGGCAAGGGGTTCCGCTACGGCTGGCAGGGCGACTATCCGACGATGCTGGAGTTCCTGACCTCGAACTACTACAGCACCGCCGGATACAACAACACCAACTACGACAATCCCGAATTCGACCATCTGATCGACCAGGCACTGGCCGCCCCGACCCAGGCGGAGTCGGACAAACTGGTCGGCCAAGCCCAAACCCTTTTGCTCCGTGACCTTCCCAGCATCCCGCTGTTCGATTACATTGCGGCAGGGGGCCGTTCGGACAAGGTGAAGAAGGCGGAACTCAACTGGGCTGGACAGTTCGATTTCGAAAACATCGAGAAGTAG
- a CDS encoding NB-ARC domain-containing protein yields MGRRERPIDTCTGPLAAFAGELRGLRAAAGNPSYRRMAGVALYSPSVLSEAASGHRLPTLQVTLAFVKACGGSAAEWESRWRAVCGTDAPGEQSADDRQAAADPGRPRPAQLPIGPHEFVGRAAEFDRARATAAQLDSRAPLIVRGPVGIGKTTFALRFAHQLVRDFPDGQLYADMGATRPDRAVPMDVMAGFLHALGVPPDQVPGDEMHRTGLYRSMLAERRVMVLLDNVFDERQVRPLLARSQHSQILVTSRSRLLGLEGVRRISLGPLSRAESIGLLRVLVGGDRVNAEYSAAQQITEFSGQLPLALTITGRKIAAQPGRRLIEVADRLAAGVHVANWLRIGDVGLSDAVLPAFLALPPLAKHVVHMLGGRADELTVGGLAEMLHISIDSAEYAMDRLIDGGLLHRVSSHDRYFVPPLIGQLIAQETDRFAIQADPDTEPLRAVLRVAGVPFAD; encoded by the coding sequence ATGGGTAGACGAGAACGACCCATCGACACCTGTACCGGGCCGCTTGCCGCCTTCGCGGGCGAGCTCCGCGGGCTCCGCGCGGCAGCGGGCAATCCGTCCTACCGGCGGATGGCCGGTGTCGCCCTGTATTCACCGTCGGTGCTCTCCGAGGCCGCGAGCGGCCACCGGCTGCCGACGCTGCAGGTGACCCTGGCATTCGTCAAGGCGTGCGGCGGCAGCGCCGCCGAGTGGGAGTCGCGCTGGCGGGCGGTATGCGGCACCGACGCGCCCGGCGAACAATCGGCCGACGATCGCCAGGCCGCCGCGGATCCCGGCCGTCCGCGCCCGGCCCAGCTACCGATCGGGCCGCACGAATTTGTCGGGCGCGCAGCGGAATTCGACCGTGCGCGCGCCACGGCCGCACAGCTGGATTCCCGGGCGCCGCTGATCGTGCGCGGACCGGTCGGTATCGGTAAGACCACCTTCGCGCTGCGGTTCGCCCATCAACTGGTCCGCGACTTCCCGGATGGGCAACTGTATGCCGATATGGGTGCGACCAGGCCGGACCGGGCCGTGCCGATGGACGTGATGGCGGGATTCCTGCATGCGCTGGGCGTGCCGCCGGATCAGGTACCCGGCGACGAGATGCACCGCACCGGCCTCTATCGCTCCATGCTCGCCGAACGCCGGGTGATGGTGTTGCTGGACAACGTATTCGACGAGCGGCAGGTCCGGCCGCTGCTGGCTCGCTCACAGCACAGCCAGATCCTGGTGACCAGCCGCTCACGGCTGCTCGGGCTGGAGGGGGTGCGGCGCATCTCCCTCGGCCCGCTGTCACGGGCCGAATCGATCGGGTTGCTGCGGGTGCTCGTCGGCGGCGACCGCGTCAATGCGGAATATAGTGCGGCACAACAGATCACGGAGTTCTCCGGTCAGCTGCCGCTGGCGCTCACCATTACCGGACGGAAGATCGCGGCCCAGCCGGGACGCCGGCTGATCGAGGTGGCCGATCGGCTCGCCGCCGGTGTGCACGTGGCGAATTGGCTGCGGATCGGCGACGTCGGGCTGTCCGACGCGGTATTGCCCGCATTCCTCGCGCTGCCACCGCTGGCCAAGCATGTTGTGCATATGCTCGGCGGGCGAGCGGATGAGCTGACCGTCGGCGGGCTGGCCGAAATGCTGCACATCTCCATCGACTCCGCCGAATACGCGATGGACCGGCTGATCGATGGCGGTCTCCTGCATCGTGTTTCGTCCCATGATCGATATTTCGTGCCACCGTTGATCGGACAGTTGATCGCGCAGGAGACCGATCGCTTCGCCATCCAGGCCGACCCGGACACCGAGCCGCTGCGTGCGGTGCTGCGGGTCGCGGGCGTCCCTTTCGCCGATTGA
- a CDS encoding tetratricopeptide repeat protein, giving the protein MHEVPRQIPPRNRNHVNRESQLQLVERLVRDADGNKVIVLSGPHGVGKTALAIESVHHVKQVMPDRFSDGQLFLPLSIDGVSASAADLLGVALAALGDQYDELPDRLDARYNRYITKTQGRQLCVVLDGALTAGQLKWLEPGDGNSVVLVTARTAATDLSRGTTAIDVDELPPVAARELLGHIAGPHRVEREPEAVDRLLALCGNVPSAILVVGGTLAVNPGWSISRLANLMSDDGRRAEELKLSEIYDAAYQSLPDTAKRCYRALGAHAYAGWIRTPVLAAALELPVDDIDWAMLKLVRMDLVREFHGGYRVGDLVRVHARGVARDPNRDEYLAIGNRLVEYYDRAIRFADVLLAPGRPWRALLLRAVQFPGPGVGEFDDAASAREWLRQEIYNIAAAAEFASRAGKSQLVARWCVLLWSFHEKDKYLDTMLAMHLLALETPQRSQDPAVASLLHTQLGFLYYWRRELPEADSAFGSAVELARALPRSMASRQLEASALEGRGLALLAWDRLDDALAELRLNYQQAEEIGDTRRIAIAAMHLAKIEESGQALELLSQAERVFAASADDETENRAKTEGWRGRALLRLGRIAEAETALRSALTVLRARRRRFDEAEFVVALGACLFASGDVDGALEQHRIGLGIYEELCFTVPARAVAERISAMMDGRVPPPLRP; this is encoded by the coding sequence GTGCACGAGGTGCCGAGGCAGATTCCACCGCGGAACCGCAATCACGTGAATCGGGAGTCGCAGCTCCAGTTGGTCGAGCGGTTGGTCCGCGACGCCGACGGTAATAAGGTGATCGTGCTGTCCGGCCCTCATGGCGTCGGAAAGACGGCACTCGCCATCGAGTCCGTACATCACGTGAAACAGGTTATGCCCGATCGGTTTTCGGATGGTCAACTGTTTCTGCCGCTGTCGATCGACGGCGTGTCCGCGAGCGCGGCGGATCTGCTCGGCGTCGCGTTGGCCGCACTCGGCGATCAGTACGACGAGCTCCCCGATCGACTCGATGCGCGCTACAACCGATACATCACGAAGACGCAGGGTCGGCAGCTGTGCGTGGTGTTGGACGGCGCTCTCACTGCGGGACAGTTGAAGTGGCTCGAGCCGGGGGATGGCAATTCGGTGGTGCTGGTGACCGCGCGCACCGCCGCGACCGATCTGAGCCGGGGCACGACGGCGATCGATGTCGATGAGTTGCCTCCCGTGGCCGCCCGAGAGCTGTTGGGCCACATCGCCGGACCCCACCGCGTCGAGCGCGAACCGGAGGCGGTGGACCGGCTGCTGGCGCTGTGCGGCAATGTGCCCTCCGCGATCCTGGTGGTCGGTGGAACACTCGCGGTGAATCCCGGCTGGTCGATTTCCCGCTTGGCCAACCTGATGTCCGACGACGGGCGCAGGGCGGAGGAGTTGAAGTTGTCCGAGATATACGATGCGGCATACCAATCGCTGCCCGACACCGCCAAGCGGTGTTACCGTGCGCTGGGCGCGCATGCGTACGCGGGGTGGATCAGGACGCCGGTACTCGCGGCGGCACTCGAACTGCCGGTCGACGACATCGATTGGGCCATGCTGAAATTGGTGCGGATGGACCTGGTCCGCGAATTCCATGGCGGTTACCGGGTCGGCGATTTGGTGCGGGTGCACGCCCGCGGCGTCGCCCGTGACCCGAATCGCGATGAATACCTGGCCATCGGGAATCGGCTGGTCGAATACTATGACCGGGCAATCCGTTTCGCCGACGTACTGCTGGCGCCCGGCCGGCCGTGGCGCGCTCTGCTGCTTCGGGCCGTCCAGTTTCCGGGGCCCGGCGTCGGCGAATTCGACGATGCCGCGTCGGCGCGGGAATGGTTGCGCCAAGAGATCTACAACATCGCCGCCGCGGCCGAATTCGCGAGCCGCGCGGGTAAAAGCCAGTTGGTCGCGCGGTGGTGCGTGCTGCTGTGGTCGTTCCACGAGAAGGACAAGTACCTCGACACCATGCTGGCCATGCACCTGCTGGCCCTCGAAACGCCGCAGCGGAGCCAGGATCCCGCGGTGGCAAGCCTGCTGCATACTCAGCTCGGATTCCTGTATTACTGGCGGCGCGAACTCCCGGAGGCCGATTCGGCATTCGGGAGCGCCGTCGAGCTGGCGCGAGCGCTGCCCAGATCGATGGCGAGCAGGCAACTGGAGGCATCCGCATTGGAGGGCAGGGGTCTCGCGTTGCTCGCATGGGATCGGCTGGACGACGCGCTCGCGGAACTCCGACTGAATTACCAGCAGGCGGAGGAGATCGGTGACACACGCCGAATCGCCATCGCCGCAATGCATTTGGCGAAGATCGAGGAATCGGGTCAGGCACTGGAACTGCTGTCGCAGGCCGAGCGGGTGTTCGCCGCCTCGGCGGATGACGAGACCGAGAACCGCGCGAAGACCGAAGGGTGGCGCGGCCGTGCGTTGCTGCGGCTGGGGCGGATCGCCGAGGCCGAGACGGCGCTGCGCTCGGCGCTCACCGTGCTGCGTGCGCGGCGGCGGCGCTTCGACGAGGCAGAATTCGTTGTTGCCCTTGGCGCCTGTCTATTCGCCTCCGGGGACGTGGACGGTGCGCTGGAGCAGCATCGAATCGGCCTCGGCATATATGAGGAGCTGTGTTTCACTGTCCCGGCGCGGGCGGTCGCGGAGCGAATCAGCGCGATGATGGACGGTCGAGTTCCGCCGCCGCTTCGACCGTGA
- a CDS encoding NAD(P)H-dependent oxidoreductase produces MKTLIVYAHPEPRSLNGSLKDLAVATLEQAGHEVRVSDLYEMRWKAVADAGDFGPSASSPLKVVADSGRAFDTGTLTPDIRAEQEKLLWADTIIFQFPLWWYTMPAILKGWVDRVFTSHFAYGVGEHSDVKYGERYGEGTLAGRRALLSVTVGGPRPHYAERGINGPIDDLLFPIHHGILFYPGIEALPPFVLYGTDRTTDDDFPEIAKAWEQRLLTLDSTEPIAFRRQNFGDYEIPSLHLKAGLEPAGRSGFGLHVNSPS; encoded by the coding sequence ATGAAAACGCTGATCGTCTACGCACATCCGGAGCCGCGCTCGCTCAACGGTTCGCTGAAGGATCTGGCGGTGGCCACGCTGGAGCAGGCCGGGCACGAGGTGCGAGTCAGCGATCTGTACGAGATGCGCTGGAAGGCGGTCGCGGACGCCGGGGATTTCGGCCCGTCCGCTTCGAGCCCGTTGAAGGTCGTCGCGGATTCGGGGCGGGCCTTCGACACCGGAACCCTCACCCCCGATATCCGCGCCGAACAGGAGAAGCTGCTGTGGGCGGACACGATCATCTTCCAGTTCCCGCTGTGGTGGTACACGATGCCCGCGATCCTCAAGGGTTGGGTCGACCGGGTTTTCACCTCTCACTTCGCGTACGGCGTCGGCGAGCACAGCGATGTCAAGTACGGGGAGCGTTACGGTGAGGGGACGCTCGCGGGCAGGCGGGCGCTGCTGTCGGTGACCGTCGGCGGCCCGCGGCCGCACTATGCCGAGCGCGGAATCAACGGCCCGATCGACGACCTGCTGTTCCCGATCCACCATGGGATCCTCTTCTACCCGGGCATCGAGGCGCTGCCGCCGTTCGTGCTGTACGGCACGGACCGAACCACCGATGACGATTTTCCCGAGATCGCCAAAGCCTGGGAACAGCGCCTGCTCACCCTGGACTCGACCGAGCCGATCGCGTTCCGCCGCCAGAACTTCGGCGACTACGAGATCCCATCGCTGCACTTGAAGGCGGGGCTGGAGCCCGCGGGACGCTCAGGTTTCGGACTGCACGTGAATTCCCCCTCATAA
- a CDS encoding DUF3618 domain-containing protein, producing MSIPNDPEELRRDRDRTREELGRTVAALTEKFDVTGRARASLRHGVESAQDTAALAVDRVTGTAARLGQTVQQRGAEAAEQTRQVMDKAPIPEAVASRGRRISAVVRGQPLPIAIALLVLAALLWFIVRRRTS from the coding sequence ATGAGCATTCCGAACGATCCCGAGGAACTGCGCCGCGATCGCGACCGAACCCGGGAGGAATTGGGCCGCACCGTCGCGGCGCTCACCGAGAAATTCGATGTCACCGGCCGGGCGCGGGCCTCGCTGCGCCACGGTGTCGAATCCGCGCAGGACACCGCGGCGCTCGCGGTGGACCGCGTCACCGGTACCGCGGCCCGCCTCGGCCAGACGGTGCAGCAGCGCGGCGCCGAGGCGGCGGAACAAACCCGGCAGGTGATGGACAAGGCGCCGATCCCGGAGGCCGTCGCCAGCCGGGGCCGCCGGATTTCCGCGGTGGTGCGCGGCCAGCCGCTACCGATCGCGATCGCCCTGCTAGTGCTCGCGGCGCTGCTGTGGTTCATCGTCCGCAGACGGACTTCGTGA
- a CDS encoding GNAT family N-acetyltransferase, which yields MSSISPVTELVTEHLVLRCWTHAEIEAVLAGRRGPHWAADFPAEGDLVIAGLLSDHPGWLTAYGHRLVVERGSGLIVGSIGLFWPPSDRALEIGYGIVPSRRGRGYAPEAARALTEFAFTAPEVHTVFAKVKLSNPASVRVLEKSGFQRWPTSADENVIELRMTRTDARVSGRPWITRAEIDADIPAIREIDLAAFDTAQEAVLVEALRTDPAWIDGLSLVVTDHDDRPVGHALLTRCHIGDVPALCLGPVAVLPEHQNTGVGDAAVRAALRAATDIGERFVTVLGHPNYYPRFGFTRAGTHGIGITIDVPDEALMAMALDARHPLPGGVIRYAAPFGI from the coding sequence GTGTCTTCTATTTCCCCGGTGACCGAGCTGGTCACCGAACATCTTGTTCTGCGTTGCTGGACCCACGCCGAGATCGAAGCCGTGCTCGCGGGCCGGCGCGGACCGCACTGGGCCGCCGACTTCCCGGCCGAGGGGGATCTCGTCATTGCCGGTCTGCTGTCGGATCATCCCGGCTGGCTGACCGCGTATGGCCATCGGCTCGTCGTCGAACGCGGCAGCGGTCTGATCGTCGGATCGATCGGCTTGTTCTGGCCGCCGAGCGATCGTGCACTCGAAATCGGTTACGGCATCGTGCCGTCTCGACGTGGCCGCGGCTATGCGCCGGAGGCCGCGCGGGCATTGACCGAATTCGCGTTCACCGCACCAGAAGTGCATACGGTGTTCGCGAAGGTGAAACTGTCCAATCCCGCATCGGTGCGGGTGCTGGAGAAATCCGGGTTCCAGCGATGGCCCACGTCCGCCGACGAGAATGTCATCGAACTGCGTATGACTCGCACCGACGCTCGGGTGAGCGGACGACCGTGGATCACGCGCGCGGAAATCGACGCCGACATCCCCGCCATCCGTGAGATCGACCTGGCGGCTTTCGATACCGCGCAAGAGGCCGTTCTGGTCGAGGCACTACGCACCGACCCGGCGTGGATCGACGGCCTGTCCCTGGTCGTCACGGACCATGACGACAGGCCCGTCGGGCATGCGCTGCTGACCCGCTGCCACATCGGTGATGTCCCGGCTCTGTGTCTGGGCCCGGTGGCCGTATTGCCCGAACACCAGAACACCGGCGTCGGGGACGCCGCGGTGCGTGCGGCACTGCGGGCCGCCACCGACATCGGCGAACGCTTCGTCACCGTTCTCGGGCACCCGAACTACTATCCGCGGTTCGGTTTCACCCGCGCCGGTACGCACGGGATCGGCATCACCATCGATGTCCCGGACGAGGCGCTGATGGCCATGGCCCTCGACGCCCGGCATCCGCTGCCTGGCGGCGTCATCCGATACGCCGCGCCCTTCGGTATCTGA
- a CDS encoding helix-turn-helix transcriptional regulator, protein MDDLAGFLRTRRARVDPAAAGIPVDSRRRVEGLRREEVAHLSGVSVDYYVRLEQGRATQPSEQVLDALARVLGLDDIERGHLYRLARQRRRKAKSPSGRLRPELARVLGLITDAPAFIVNHRLDVLAGNRLGELLYGRPLQGFNTARHIFLEETERGLYADWERCTRDGVGHLRLAAGKYPDDPRLASLIGELAMGSERFRRLWARADVCARTYGRKAYRHPLVGKLELHQENFALPDESGMELLVQSAAPGSPSADGLRLLAGLDADARQSESSFR, encoded by the coding sequence ATGGACGATCTCGCGGGCTTCCTACGCACCCGCCGCGCCCGGGTGGACCCGGCGGCGGCGGGCATTCCGGTCGACAGCCGCCGCCGGGTCGAAGGGCTGCGCCGCGAAGAGGTCGCGCACCTGTCCGGGGTGAGCGTCGACTACTACGTCCGCCTCGAACAAGGCCGTGCCACACAGCCTTCGGAGCAGGTGCTCGACGCGCTCGCACGGGTCCTCGGGCTCGACGACATCGAGCGCGGACACCTGTACCGACTGGCCCGGCAGCGGCGCCGGAAGGCGAAATCGCCCAGCGGGCGGCTGCGCCCGGAACTGGCGCGGGTCCTGGGCCTGATCACCGACGCACCCGCGTTCATCGTCAACCACCGCCTCGACGTCCTCGCGGGAAACCGCCTCGGCGAGTTGCTGTACGGCAGGCCGTTGCAGGGCTTCAACACGGCTCGGCACATCTTCCTGGAGGAAACCGAACGCGGCCTGTACGCCGACTGGGAACGGTGCACCCGCGACGGGGTCGGGCATCTGCGGCTGGCGGCGGGCAAGTACCCCGATGATCCGCGTCTGGCCTCGTTGATCGGGGAGCTGGCGATGGGCAGCGAACGCTTCCGTCGCCTGTGGGCCCGCGCGGACGTCTGCGCGCGGACCTACGGCCGCAAGGCCTACCGACACCCACTGGTCGGGAAACTCGAACTGCACCAAGAGAATTTCGCGCTGCCGGATGAATCGGGGATGGAGTTGCTCGTGCAGTCCGCGGCTCCCGGCAGCCCATCCGCGGACGGTCTGCGACTCCTGGCCGGGCTGGACGCCGATGCGCGACAGTCCGAAAGTTCTTTTCGCTGA
- a CDS encoding family 1 glycosylhydrolase — MRSSVRLCSIAMAAALAVLAGAATPAQAHAQAPGPVASLGPDFLWGVAASGFQTEGSAPDSNWTRYIARSGYEPYLNSVDSYHRFLEDIARAAALGVKVYRVSIEWARVQPRPDGWDEGAFLFYDALIGAITAAGMRPMLTLDHWVYPGWVSGDGGWQDDRMVQRWLTGMRRVVDRYANRNPLWVTINEPVAYIVQELNNTGVPGADRDRVFNAIADRMAQAHNGIYDYIHGVQPGAMVTSNVGFVAKADEQVNGPWVNRIRDRLDYVGVDYYFDAVADPRAVARSAAGSDTLQLWELPLASEGIYYALRRYQRIFPGKSLYVVENGMATENGLPRPDGYDRADYLRDVVYWLQRARMDGIPVIGYNYWSITDNYEWGSYTPRFGLYTVDVRSDPILLRRPTDAVGAYSEITRSGGVPGNYLPTRPPAGCSQIDPPSSCDDPITLPGV, encoded by the coding sequence ATGCGCTCGTCTGTTCGTCTGTGTTCGATTGCCATGGCCGCCGCGCTGGCCGTGCTCGCCGGGGCGGCAACGCCCGCGCAGGCCCACGCCCAAGCGCCCGGGCCGGTCGCATCGCTGGGACCCGATTTCCTTTGGGGCGTCGCGGCTTCCGGATTCCAGACCGAGGGTTCGGCCCCGGATAGCAACTGGACGCGCTATATTGCCCGGTCGGGATACGAGCCCTATCTGAATTCCGTTGACAGCTATCACCGTTTCCTCGAGGACATCGCCCGCGCGGCCGCACTCGGCGTCAAGGTGTACCGCGTCAGCATCGAATGGGCTCGGGTGCAACCGCGTCCGGACGGGTGGGACGAGGGCGCATTCCTGTTCTACGACGCCCTCATCGGCGCGATCACGGCCGCGGGCATGCGGCCGATGCTGACGCTGGACCACTGGGTGTATCCGGGTTGGGTGTCCGGTGACGGCGGCTGGCAGGACGACCGAATGGTGCAGCGGTGGCTCACCGGCATGCGCCGGGTGGTCGACCGGTACGCGAACCGGAATCCGTTGTGGGTCACCATCAACGAGCCGGTCGCCTATATCGTGCAGGAGCTGAACAACACCGGCGTGCCCGGAGCCGACCGCGACCGGGTGTTCAACGCGATCGCGGACCGAATGGCGCAGGCGCACAACGGAATCTACGACTACATCCACGGCGTGCAGCCGGGTGCCATGGTCACCAGCAATGTCGGATTCGTCGCGAAGGCCGACGAGCAGGTCAACGGGCCGTGGGTGAACCGGATCCGGGACCGGCTCGATTACGTCGGGGTGGACTACTACTTCGACGCGGTCGCCGACCCCAGGGCCGTCGCCCGCTCCGCCGCGGGCAGCGACACGCTGCAACTGTGGGAGTTGCCGCTGGCGAGCGAGGGAATCTACTACGCGCTGCGGCGCTATCAGCGAATCTTCCCCGGCAAGAGCCTCTACGTCGTCGAGAACGGCATGGCCACCGAGAACGGGCTGCCGCGTCCGGACGGCTACGACCGCGCCGACTACCTGCGCGATGTCGTGTACTGGTTGCAGCGCGCACGCATGGATGGCATCCCGGTGATCGGCTACAACTACTGGAGCATCACCGACAACTACGAATGGGGTTCCTACACACCGCGTTTCGGCCTCTACACGGTGGATGTCCGCAGCGATCCGATCCTGTTGCGCCGCCCGACCGACGCCGTCGGAGCCTACAGCGAGATCACCAGGAGCGGCGGCGTGCCCGGAAACTATCTGCCGACCCGCCCGCCGGCCGGCTGCTCCCAGATCGATCCGCCGTCCAGCTGCGACGATCCGATCACACTTCCGGGGGTGTAG
- a CDS encoding phage holin family protein, which translates to MPAQTEESDMTGTVGDRAAQSPPVSELVSTASEQLSRLIREEVALAALETRGKARQAGFGAGLTGAAAVSALGGIGALIAAAILALALALPAWAAALIIAGALLFVAALLGLAGWAAVRKAAPPLPRQAVADIKTDVAVIKDRSQR; encoded by the coding sequence ATGCCAGCGCAAACGGAGGAATCGGATATGACCGGCACGGTCGGGGACCGGGCGGCGCAGTCACCGCCCGTATCGGAATTGGTCAGCACGGCGAGCGAGCAGTTGAGCAGGCTGATCCGCGAGGAGGTCGCGCTCGCCGCGCTGGAGACGCGGGGCAAGGCGCGGCAGGCCGGATTCGGCGCCGGATTGACCGGCGCCGCAGCGGTTTCGGCGCTCGGTGGCATCGGCGCGCTGATCGCCGCGGCGATACTGGCGCTGGCATTGGCGCTGCCCGCATGGGCGGCGGCGCTGATCATCGCGGGCGCACTGCTATTTGTCGCCGCGCTGCTCGGGCTGGCCGGGTGGGCGGCCGTGCGCAAGGCGGCACCACCACTGCCGCGACAGGCGGTCGCCGATATCAAGACGGACGTCGCCGTCATCAAGGACAGGAGTCAGCGATGA